TCTGAGCACTCGAATCCCCGCCGCAGTACGCAAAGGCTTATCTAGGGGGCGAATCACTTCGGGATTAAAGTTTTCTGCCTCTTGCCAATAAGTGCTAATCGCTTTGCCCATGACGCTTTGAGCATCACCTTGCAATAAATGTTGAATACTATGAAGTAGGGCTGGAATCCCTCCGGCATAGCAAAAGTCTTCCATTAGATATTGACCTGAGGGCATACAATTCACTAGACACGGCACATCAGCGCCATAGGTACTAAAGTCATCTAGAGTTAAGGGCACTCCTACTCGTCCTGCAATTGCCAGTAAATGTACGACTGCATTAGTGGAGCCACCAATAGCGGCATTAGTAACAATGGCATTTTCAAAGGCTGCACGAGTCAGTACCTTACTTAAGCGCAGATCTTCTTGGACCATTGCCACAATGCGTTTTCCGGTCATGTGGGCTAAGGCCATACGCCGCGCATCGACGGCGGGTAGTGCTGCATTATGCGGTAGACTTAAACCCATAGCCTCGACCAATGACGCCATCGTTGAAGCAGTACCCATCGTCATACAGACCCCCGGACTGCGTGACATACCGCTTTCAGCCGCCATAAAGTCAGACATCGACATGTCACCCGCCCGTACCGCCTCGGAAAATTTCCATACATCTGTACCAGAGCCAATATCTTTGCCGCGCCATTTACCATTCAACATCGGTCCTGATGACACAACAATAGTGGGTAAATCCACCGAAGCTGCGCCCATCAGTTGCCCCGGCGTAGTTTTATCGCAGCCACCCAGCAATACCACGCCATCCATGCCATAAGCACGAATCGACTCCTCAACATCCATTGAAAGCAAATTACGATACAACATGGCGGTGGGGCGAATTTGAGTTTCCCCTAAAGACATCACCGGAAATTCAACCGGAAATCCTCCAGCCTCCCAAACCCCGCGTTTAACACCCTCGGCTAGAGTACGTAAATGGCTATTACAGGGCGTTAATTCTGACCAAGTATTGCAAATACCAATCACCGGACGACCATCAAAGGCATGATCAGGGAAACCCTGATTTTTCATCCAAGAGCGATGAATAAAACTATCTTTATCCGTTTTGCCATACCAGTGGCGACTACGTAATACGGGTTTATTCGTGTTATCAGTACTCATATTGTTATACTCGCCAAGCTGTTAGTGCTTTTAAAGAGGCAGCATGACTTAAATAGATTATGTTTTAGATTGAATAGCTGTTGCATTTATTTAACTGCTCCTAGGGTCAAGCCAGCAATAAAATGTTTTTGCATTAAAAAGAACATAGCTACTGGAGGAAGCGCAGCTATGATAGAACCAGCCGATACTAAATGCCATTGTGCAATCCATTGTCCATTTAAGGATTTTAATCCTCCAGTCACTGGCATAGCATTATCACCTTGTACCAAAACAGTAGCCCAAAAATAGTCATTCCATACAAAAGTAAAAATTAATACCGATAAGGCTGCAATTGCAGGTCGTACTAAGGGTAAAACTACATACCAGAAAATTTTAAATTCGCTGACTCCCTCTACCCGTGCGGACTCAATTAAATCAAAGGGGAGTGCTTTAATAAAGTTGCGCATAAATAAAGTACAAAATCCAGCTTGAAAAGCTGCATGAAATAAAACTAAGCCTGTAATAGTATCGTATAATCCTGTTTTAACTGAAAAATCACGTACCGGAACCATTAGGATTTGAAAGGGGACAAAATTACCCGCCACAAATAAAAAGAACAGTAATACACTGTATTTAAATTTATAAATGGCTAAGGCATAGCCCGTCATGCAGCTTATACCTACAGCAATAATCACAGTAGGAATAGTGATTTTAAATGAGTTTAAAATATAATGAGCAATAGGGGAGTTATTAAAAACGGCTGAATAGTTTTCCAATAAATTAAAGCTAGTCGGCCATCCCCAGTAATTACCCGCAGTAATATCGCCCGGATCACGAATAGAAGTCAGTAGCACGGCTACTAAGGGCAATAACCAAATAATTAATACTATAGGCAGTGATAATTTATAAATCCACTGCGCTTGAGGTGATAAGCTTTCAATAGGGCGTGGAAACATAGCTTGCTACTCCTATAGGATTATTTTTCTTGCTGGTACATACGCCAGAGAAAAAAGGAGATATAAACCATCATTATTAAAAACAGTACTACAGCAATAGCGGCTCCATAACCCATACGATAGCCATATTCTGAAAGGGCTGTTTCATACATGTAATAGGCTAATACTCTAGATGACCCATAAGGTCCACCTTGAGTCATAATTGAAATCAGATCAAAAGAACGTAATGCTCCAATAACTGTTACCACTATTGCAATAAAAGTAGCGGGACGTAGCTGAGGTAAAATGACATGCCAAAGCATTCTAAATCCTTTAGCACCATCTAAGCGTGCTGCTTCGATTTGCTCAGGAGCAACATTATTTAAACCGGTTAAATATAAAATCATACAATAAGCGATTTGGGGCCAAAGCCCAGCGGCAATAATGCCGTAAGTGACATAACGCTCGTCCGCTAAGATGGCAGGTGGTTTGCCACCGAAAGTGTGATAAATCACAGCTAAAATACCGTTACTAGGGTCATAGAACCACGCAAACACTAGCCCTACTACCACTTGACTAATCACAAAAGGAAAAAAGAATAAGGACTTATACAGCCTAATACCAAAAACCGTTTGATTTAAAAATAAAGCAATTGCTAACCCTACTGGAATAGCTAGCATGTATAAGATTAACCAAATTAAATTATTCTTTAATGAGGTATAGAACGCATCGTCTTGCCAAAGCTCACTATAATTCGCCAAGCCAATATACTTAGCTGCTGTTAAACCATCCCATTCGTAAAAACTAATAAGAATCGATTGAAAAATGGGTAAAATAACATATAGCAAAAACATAGCTAATCCGGGCAGTAAAAAAAGCCACGGAGTGAGTAGCAAGCGATTACGTTGCCAAAAGGTTTTTTGAGTATTAGCAGATGAAGTCATATCAATTTCTACTCCAAAAGTAGAAAGCATTTAATGCTTTCTACTATTAATACAACTATAAGGCTAATTTCCTTGTTTACTATTGACCCTCTCTTGTACTTTATCAAGCTGCTTAAGAATCGCTTCGCGGCGCTCTGGTTTAATCATATATTCTTGAAACCCATCCATGCCTGCTTTGGCCATTTCAGCATCGGCATCACGATCATAGAATTGCCCTAAATATTTAGTTTTAGATAGCATCTCAAAACCTGCTTTTATAAAGGGATCATCATCGACACTGGCATTTTTATTAATAGGCAATTGACCTAGTGTTTTATTAACCGAGGTTTGTATATCAGGAGTGGCTAAAAAGGCTAAGAATTTACGTGCATCTTCTTTATTTTTAGCTTTGGAAGAAATATGGAAGGTATCGGTGGGCGCATCTTCGGCCTTTTCAATATTAGGGGTAATTTCAGGGAATTGGAAAAAACCTAATTGATCATTAGTTAAACCCGCTTCTTTCAAAGGAGCAACCGCAAAATTACCCATAATATACATAGCCGCCTTACCTTGCACCATAGGGGCTAAAGCTTCTTGCCATGTAAAAGTAGCATGATTTTCTAAGAAATAGCCGGGCTTTACTAATTGATCCCAATGATCAAAGGTTTTTTGAATTTGTGGATCGGTGTATTTGATTTTTCCGGCGGTTAAATCCTTATGTACTTGATAACCATTAACCCGCATATTGATATAATCGAATACTCCACCCGTCGTCCAAGTTTGTTTAGTTCCAATAGCAATAGGTGTAATACCATTCTCTTTGAGTTTGGCGCAGGCTGCTAAAAACTCATCCCATTTAGTAGGAACGGCAATACCATGCTTTTCAAATAGGTCTTTACGATAATAGATACCCCATTGATAATAAGTATAAGGTACACCCCATTTCTTACCGTCAATAGTCATAGCATCGGCAGCCGAAGCCATAGAATCATTTAAGCCTTCTTTTTCCCAAAGATCAGTCACATCTTCAACTAATCCGGCTTTAACAAACGGAGCCATGCGATTAGCCGCATACCAAGAAAATACATCGGGTGGATTGGCTGTTAAGAAGTTACGTATCGAGGTTTTATAGCCTTCATGGTCAAAGATATTCCATTTCACTTTAATATCAGGATTAGCCGCTTCAAATTTTTGTATGACTTCTTCAAAAGCTTTTTTAGGTGCGGGATCTGAGCCATCGTAGTTGATCACTAATTCACCTGCCCACGCGGGGATGCTCATTAGAGCAGTAATAGCAACCGTCAATGAAAGTTTTTTCAGTGTACTTAACATGTGATGTCCTCCTAGTGTTTTAGTTCCAAATAATGGAATTGATTTTTATTATTTGGAATGGTTAAATTAATATGCAAAAATGATTTCCATGTCAAGCAGAGAATTTCTTTATGGTGGCGCACAAAAAAGAAATACAAACCGGAACACTAGGCAAAGCATTAGCACTGCTAGACCTGATTGCTACTAGCCCTGAACCCTTGCGTTTTATTGATTTATTACATCTATCCGGTCAGCCGCGCGGCACTTTGCATCGCCAACTTAGCCATCTTTTAGAAGAGGGCTTAATTGCTCTCAATGATGAAACAGGCACTTATGAGTTAGGAATAAGGCTGTTAAATTGGGCAGCGCTCACTTGGTCGCGCAGTAGTTTGCGCCAAGTAGCCGAGCCTTTTTTGAAGAGTTTACATGACCGAACTAATGAGACCGTGCACTTGGCGGTACTGCGAGGAGAGCGTGTGGTGTATCTAGATAAGGTCGAGAGTCGCCAAGCAGTGCGTATGCATTCGCAGATTGGCAATACTTCGCCCGTCTATTGCACGGGCGTGGGCAAGGCGATGTTATCGGTTTTGGATGATAAAAACTTAGATGATCTGACTAAACGCATTGAGTTTAAGCGCTATACCGAACATACCCTCGCTCATGCTTCTGCATTGGTGTCGGAAGTTAATCAGATCCGTGCTCAAGGTTATGCAGAAGATCGTGAGGAGCATGAAGTAGGAATTCGTTGTGTAGCCGCTCCCATTATTTCAGCGAAAGGGCAACTACAGGGCGGTATTTCAGTCACTGCTCCAGTATTTAGGCTACAAGTAGGGCAGCTCGAACAATGGCAGATTTGGGTAAAAGAAACCGCTCAAGCGATTAGCGCTCAGCTAGCTACACGTATGGGACCTTATGCCTAGAAGATAAATCAGGCTTTTTGACTAGGAGGAAAGCTACATGGCCAATGTGCAATTAAAAGCCGTTGAAAAAACCTTTGGTACGATTCAGGTGATTAAAGGGGTGGATTTAACTATTGAAAGTGGTGAGTTTGTCGTGTTCGTAGGGCCATCAGGCTGCGGCAAATCCACTTTATTGCGCATGATTGCAGGCTTAGAGTCCACAAGCTCAGGGCAAATTTTTATTGATCACCAAGAAGTCACCCATGTTGAAGCGGCTGAGCGTGGCATAGCGATGGTATTTCAAACCTATGCGCTTTATCCCCATATGACTGTGCGCGAAAATATGGGTTTTGGGCTAAAAATGACAGGTACACCTAAAGCTGAAATTGCCGCACGCACCCTGAAAGCCGCCAAAATTCTCGCCCTTGAGCCTTTATTAGAGCGTAAACCTAAACAATTATCGGGCGGGCAAAGGCAACGCGTAGCTATTGGGCGAGCCATTGTACGTGAGCCAAAAGTATTTTTATTTGATGAGCCTTTATCTAATCTAGATGCTGAATTACGGGTCGCTATGCGGGTAGAAATCGCTAAGCTGCATAATGAGTTAGGCGCAACCATGATTTATGTGACTCATGATCAAGTTGAGGCCATGACCTTAGCCGATAAAATTGTAGTATTACGCTCAGGCAAGGTGGAACAAGTCGGCTCGCCCCTACATTTATATGATGATCCTGATAATTTATTTGTAGCGGGCTTTATTGGCTCCCCTAGCATGAATTTTTTAACTGCCGAAGTACTTGCCTCAGAACCTAATGCCACCACAGTACAATTGAGCGGTCATCATACTATAACTTTTAGCTTGCCCCTTACTCAGACTGTTCCTTTAGGTAAAGGCTATAAAGTGGGTATTCGCCCAGAGCATTTTGAGAGTGAAGGTGCAGTACAAATGCAATTACAAGTCGACGTGGCAGAGCACTTAGGGGGAACATCATATTTATATGCTAAATCGCAAGCCGGAGAGTCAATAGTGATTGAAGCACGCAAAGATCGTCAAACTAGCAGCACCGATACTATTCAAATAGGCTTTAATCCTAAGCAAGCCTATTTATTTGATCCTCAGGGTCTAAGAGTGCGCTGAATTGGCTAACTGGAGCACTTCAAGTAAAGCGACTCCAGCCCGCTAGATTTCTATCTTAATTTAAGCCGCCATTGTTAATAATGAAGCATTACCCCCTGATGCCGTAGTATCAATGGTCACTACCCGTTCAGCACAAAAACGTTGCCAGCCTTCATTCAGTTGCACTAATTGTACCCGTACTCCAGAGCGCTGGGCTAATGCTTGACGAATAGGCAATAGAGTAATGCTATCTCCCTCTAATGCGACAAGGGCTAACTGAGGGAAAGATTGAATACTAGAAGCCTCTTCACTACCTAGCTCCACTACTGCGACTAAATCTTTATTAATACCTGCTTGGTGTAATACGCCGACTAAGCGTTGCGCGAATGGAGTATTAGGTACGGCGACTGCATTACCTGTGGCTAGGGCAAGGAGTACTTGCAGCACTAAGGTACTTTCAGATACCTCACCTCCACCTAAACATAGCGCAATTCCGCGTCCATGTAAGGTCAAACGATTAGTTTCTCCCGTAGGGCTAGGTAATTGATTTTCAGTGTTTATTGCTTCTAAGGCTTGATCTAAAGTCGAGCGTACTCGTGCATTACAGTCTTTAGGCAATTGATCCAGAATCGTATGAAACAGTGCTATGCGCTCTTGAGGTGCTTTATCCCAAAGGGGTTGAGCTACTTTAGCTCGACTAGCAAATACTTGCGGTGTTATGGGGGCTACTGTGGTAGCACTAGCGGGGAAGTTGCCACTGAGTGCTTTAAGATCAAGCGTTTGATGTGCTTGTACGAAGCGTTGTAGATAGTATTCGCCCCCTGCCTTAAAGCCAGTACCGGACAAACCCTCACCGCCAAAAGGTTGTACGCCCACTACTGCACCAATTTGATTACGATTCACATACATATTGCCCACATGAGCAGAACGAGTAATGTCCTCGATACGATCATCAAGGCGAGTATGCAAGCCCATAGTTAAGCCATAACCGCTCGCATTAATTTGTGCTACTACTTGATCAATTTCAGATGCTTCAAACTCAATCACATGCAATACAGGGCCAAAAATCTCACGCTCTAGTTCAGCAAAATGCTTTAACTCAATGGCAGTAGGGGCGACAAATAGCCCTTGTGCGGTTTCAGCAATGGGATGTTGGAATAAAACTCTGCCTTGTGCTTTAAACTTAGCGCAGTGCTCAATAATGGTTTGTTTAGCTTCTTGGTCAATGACAGGGCCAACATCTGTCGCGGGTATCCAAGGATTATCCACTCGTAGTTCTTGGGTTGCACCTGCTAACATGGCTAATACTTTGGGCTTAATATCACGTTGAATAAATAAAGCGCGTAAGGCTGAGCAGCGTTGCCCCGCACTTTGGAAAGCGGAATTAATAATGTCGCGCACTGCTGCTTCAGGTAGAGCGGTTGAGTCCACAATCATGGCATTTAATCCGCCCGTTTCAGCAATCAGAGGCGCTGCAACATTGCCTGCTTTTGCCATCGCTCGGTCAATCAGAATGGCGGTATCAGTCGATCCCGTAAAACAAACCCCACCAATACGCGGATCACGGGTAAGTGCTGCACCTACGACAGTGCCGTCTCCGGGGAGGAGGGCAATAACTTCAGCGGGTAAGCCAGCTTTGAGCATTAATTGTACTGCCAGCATAGCAATTAGAGGTGTCTGCTCCGCAGGTTTGGCAATTACACTATTGCCTGAGACTAAAGCCGCCGCAATTTGCCCCGTGAAAATAGCCAGTGGAAAATTCCAAGGAGAAATACAAACAAATACTCCACGCCCTTGTGTAGCGGCTAATTGCTCACGGGCTTGATGAGCGTAGTAACGTAGAAAATCCACCGCTTCACGCACTTCTAATACACCATCAAGGCGGGTTTTACCGGCTTCACGCGATAATAGCGCCATCAGTTCACCCAGATGCGCTTCATACTGATCAGCAATAGCTTCCAAAATAGCAGCACGTTGCGTGACCGAAGTATCACGCCAGCTTGGATAGGCTTGCAGCGTGGTTTGTAGGGCGAGTTCGACGTTTTCTACGCTAGCATCGGTAACGCTTCCCACTTGATCAGTGGGTACAGCAGGATTGAAAGTAGGGTGGGACTGACCCTCAATAGCTTGACCATTAATCAGTGGAGCCGCCGCCCAGCGTTGAGTAGCAAAGGTTTGCATCCCTTGCTCCAGCTCTGCTGCCATCAGTGGTTGATTAATATTATAACCTTTGGAGTTTAAACGCGGTTGCCCTTGAGCTTTGAATAACTCCAAAGGGAACGGAATTTGCGGATGGGGAATAGAGTCCAAGCCCTCAGTGACTGCAATAGGGTCGCGTACCAGAGTACTAACAGGCACTTCCTCATTAAGGAGCTGATTAACAAAGGACGAGTTAGCACCATTTTCCAATAAACGCCGTACTAGATAAGCCAATAAATCTTCATGTACTCCGACCGGAGCATAGATACGAGTGCGGCGACCGGTTTGAGTACGGACTAATTCATGTAAGGCTTCACCCATACCGTGCAAGCGTTGAAACTCAAAGCCCTGGCTAGCACCCGCCATTTCTAAGATAGCCGCAATGGTTTGGGCATTATGCGTGGCAAATTGCGGGTAAATCACATCCCGATTATCAAGTAAAAAGCGTGCGCCTGCTAAATACGAAACATCAGTTGAGGTTTTGCGCGTAAATACCGGATAGGCAGGTAAACCTAAGACTTGAGCCTGTTTAATTTCCGCGTCCCAATACGCGCCTTTGACTAAGCGCACCGCAATTTTACGTTTTAATTCGCTAGCTAAGGCTTTGATCCAGCGCAGAGTAGGGAGTGCATGTTTAGCATAGGCTTGTACTACAATGCCAAACCCTTCCCAACCTTTAAAATCAGGTGTGCGTAATACCGCTTCCATCACATCCAGCGATAAGTCTAAGCGGTCGGCTTCTTCTGCATCGATATTAAAACCAATATTGGCATTACGGGCTTGCTCAGCTAAAGACGCTACACGCGGCACTAATTCATTCATCACCCGCTCCCGATTCACACTTTCATAGCGTGGGTGAAGTGCGGAGAGTTTTACCGAAATCCCCGGATTGTCATGCACATAGGGAGCATGAGCCTGTTCAGCAATCGCAGTAATCGCTTTGGAATAAGCACGGAAATAGCGCCGTGCATCCGCTTCGGTACGAGCTGCTTCGCCTAACATATCAAAAGAATGCAAGTAGCCTTTTTCAATCATGTCCTGTCCGCGTTTAAAGGCTTCTTCAATGGTTTGCCCTAAGACAAATTGTTGCCCCATGACCTTCATGGCTTGACCAACCGCAGTACGCACTACGGGTTCACCCACGCGCTGAATCATTTTGCGCAAGGTGCTTGCAATACCTGTCGTCGCTTCCTCATCGCGGAAAATTTTACCCGTTAGCATCAAAGCCCAAGTGGAGGCATTGACTAACATAGACCCCGAATCCACCCCATGCCGTGCCCAATCCGCCCCACCGATTTTATCCCGAATGAGTGCATCTAAAGTTGGCGCATCAGGCACACGTAAATAGGCCTCCGCCAAGCACATTAATGCCACACCCTCATCAGTAGTCAGACCGTATTCGGCTAGAAAGCTTTCCATTAAATTAGGATTAGGATCATCGCGTAGAGTTTGTACGAATTGGCTAGCACGCTCAGTGATACGAATCCGTGCGGCTGGATCTAAACCATGTTGGGTGAGGCGCGTTTGTACCACTTCGGTTTCATCACGAAACCAAGCGGCATTAATAGCGCTACGTGCTTGGGCAAGGGCTGATAAGGGGGCGACTGAGGACATACTGAAACTTCTCCGCTAAGGTGGTGTATGGGAGCGAGATTAACAGGCTTATGACAGCATTTTTCACTATAATAGCGCTAGTTAACTTTATAAAATGCTACATGATGGCTACTAAAACAGATAATTCTCAGATAGGTCTTGATACTATTGATCGTAAATTACTACGTGAACTACAACGCAATAGCAAAATTACCAATGCAGAGCTGGCTAAATTAGTCAATTTATCACCTACTCCCTGTTTAGAGCGCGTTAAACGCTTACAAGAGCAGGGTTATATTGAGCGTTACACCGCGATTTTAAATCCCGATAAGCTTGGTTATAACTTATTAGCCTTTATTGAAATAACGCTAGATCGCACGAATCGTAATGTTTTTGATGAATTTGCGGTGTTTGTAAAGCAAATTGATGCGATTCAAGAATGTCATATGATTGCGGGCGGATTTGATTATT
The genomic region above belongs to Thiofilum sp. and contains:
- a CDS encoding IclR family transcriptional regulator; amino-acid sequence: MVAHKKEIQTGTLGKALALLDLIATSPEPLRFIDLLHLSGQPRGTLHRQLSHLLEEGLIALNDETGTYELGIRLLNWAALTWSRSSLRQVAEPFLKSLHDRTNETVHLAVLRGERVVYLDKVESRQAVRMHSQIGNTSPVYCTGVGKAMLSVLDDKNLDDLTKRIEFKRYTEHTLAHASALVSEVNQIRAQGYAEDREEHEVGIRCVAAPIISAKGQLQGGISVTAPVFRLQVGQLEQWQIWVKETAQAISAQLATRMGPYA
- the ugpC gene encoding sn-glycerol-3-phosphate ABC transporter ATP-binding protein UgpC, producing the protein MANVQLKAVEKTFGTIQVIKGVDLTIESGEFVVFVGPSGCGKSTLLRMIAGLESTSSGQIFIDHQEVTHVEAAERGIAMVFQTYALYPHMTVRENMGFGLKMTGTPKAEIAARTLKAAKILALEPLLERKPKQLSGGQRQRVAIGRAIVREPKVFLFDEPLSNLDAELRVAMRVEIAKLHNELGATMIYVTHDQVEAMTLADKIVVLRSGKVEQVGSPLHLYDDPDNLFVAGFIGSPSMNFLTAEVLASEPNATTVQLSGHHTITFSLPLTQTVPLGKGYKVGIRPEHFESEGAVQMQLQVDVAEHLGGTSYLYAKSQAGESIVIEARKDRQTSSTDTIQIGFNPKQAYLFDPQGLRVR
- a CDS encoding winged helix-turn-helix transcriptional regulator; this translates as MATKTDNSQIGLDTIDRKLLRELQRNSKITNAELAKLVNLSPTPCLERVKRLQEQGYIERYTAILNPDKLGYNLLAFIEITLDRTNRNVFDEFAVFVKQIDAIQECHMIAGGFDYLVKARFKTMKEYRQFLGTTFGNHPAILSTKTYVVMESVKENSPLAIVK
- a CDS encoding IlvD/Edd family dehydratase; amino-acid sequence: MSTDNTNKPVLRSRHWYGKTDKDSFIHRSWMKNQGFPDHAFDGRPVIGICNTWSELTPCNSHLRTLAEGVKRGVWEAGGFPVEFPVMSLGETQIRPTAMLYRNLLSMDVEESIRAYGMDGVVLLGGCDKTTPGQLMGAASVDLPTIVVSSGPMLNGKWRGKDIGSGTDVWKFSEAVRAGDMSMSDFMAAESGMSRSPGVCMTMGTASTMASLVEAMGLSLPHNAALPAVDARRMALAHMTGKRIVAMVQEDLRLSKVLTRAAFENAIVTNAAIGGSTNAVVHLLAIAGRVGVPLTLDDFSTYGADVPCLVNCMPSGQYLMEDFCYAGGIPALLHSIQHLLQGDAQSVMGKAISTYWQEAENFNPEVIRPLDKPLRTAAGIRVLRGNIAPRGAIIKPSAASEHLLQHEAEAYVFDSIEDLKANIDRPDLPVDANTILLLKGCGPKGYPGMAEVGNMPIPRKLVEQGVRDMVRISDARMSGTAFGTVILHVTPETQAGGPLGIVQTGDRIRIDVLNGELNLLISDDELQQRLAHWQPPALPFTRGYYKLYIDHVMQADTGADLDFLVGRSGSEVTRESH
- a CDS encoding extracellular solute-binding protein, with the protein product MLSTLKKLSLTVAITALMSIPAWAGELVINYDGSDPAPKKAFEEVIQKFEAANPDIKVKWNIFDHEGYKTSIRNFLTANPPDVFSWYAANRMAPFVKAGLVEDVTDLWEKEGLNDSMASAADAMTIDGKKWGVPYTYYQWGIYYRKDLFEKHGIAVPTKWDEFLAACAKLKENGITPIAIGTKQTWTTGGVFDYINMRVNGYQVHKDLTAGKIKYTDPQIQKTFDHWDQLVKPGYFLENHATFTWQEALAPMVQGKAAMYIMGNFAVAPLKEAGLTNDQLGFFQFPEITPNIEKAEDAPTDTFHISSKAKNKEDARKFLAFLATPDIQTSVNKTLGQLPINKNASVDDDPFIKAGFEMLSKTKYLGQFYDRDADAEMAKAGMDGFQEYMIKPERREAILKQLDKVQERVNSKQGN
- the putA gene encoding bifunctional proline dehydrogenase/L-glutamate gamma-semialdehyde dehydrogenase PutA — encoded protein: MSSVAPLSALAQARSAINAAWFRDETEVVQTRLTQHGLDPAARIRITERASQFVQTLRDDPNPNLMESFLAEYGLTTDEGVALMCLAEAYLRVPDAPTLDALIRDKIGGADWARHGVDSGSMLVNASTWALMLTGKIFRDEEATTGIASTLRKMIQRVGEPVVRTAVGQAMKVMGQQFVLGQTIEEAFKRGQDMIEKGYLHSFDMLGEAARTEADARRYFRAYSKAITAIAEQAHAPYVHDNPGISVKLSALHPRYESVNRERVMNELVPRVASLAEQARNANIGFNIDAEEADRLDLSLDVMEAVLRTPDFKGWEGFGIVVQAYAKHALPTLRWIKALASELKRKIAVRLVKGAYWDAEIKQAQVLGLPAYPVFTRKTSTDVSYLAGARFLLDNRDVIYPQFATHNAQTIAAILEMAGASQGFEFQRLHGMGEALHELVRTQTGRRTRIYAPVGVHEDLLAYLVRRLLENGANSSFVNQLLNEEVPVSTLVRDPIAVTEGLDSIPHPQIPFPLELFKAQGQPRLNSKGYNINQPLMAAELEQGMQTFATQRWAAAPLINGQAIEGQSHPTFNPAVPTDQVGSVTDASVENVELALQTTLQAYPSWRDTSVTQRAAILEAIADQYEAHLGELMALLSREAGKTRLDGVLEVREAVDFLRYYAHQAREQLAATQGRGVFVCISPWNFPLAIFTGQIAAALVSGNSVIAKPAEQTPLIAMLAVQLMLKAGLPAEVIALLPGDGTVVGAALTRDPRIGGVCFTGSTDTAILIDRAMAKAGNVAAPLIAETGGLNAMIVDSTALPEAAVRDIINSAFQSAGQRCSALRALFIQRDIKPKVLAMLAGATQELRVDNPWIPATDVGPVIDQEAKQTIIEHCAKFKAQGRVLFQHPIAETAQGLFVAPTAIELKHFAELEREIFGPVLHVIEFEASEIDQVVAQINASGYGLTMGLHTRLDDRIEDITRSAHVGNMYVNRNQIGAVVGVQPFGGEGLSGTGFKAGGEYYLQRFVQAHQTLDLKALSGNFPASATTVAPITPQVFASRAKVAQPLWDKAPQERIALFHTILDQLPKDCNARVRSTLDQALEAINTENQLPSPTGETNRLTLHGRGIALCLGGGEVSESTLVLQVLLALATGNAVAVPNTPFAQRLVGVLHQAGINKDLVAVVELGSEEASSIQSFPQLALVALEGDSITLLPIRQALAQRSGVRVQLVQLNEGWQRFCAERVVTIDTTASGGNASLLTMAA
- a CDS encoding carbohydrate ABC transporter permease; the protein is MLSTFGVEIDMTSSANTQKTFWQRNRLLLTPWLFLLPGLAMFLLYVILPIFQSILISFYEWDGLTAAKYIGLANYSELWQDDAFYTSLKNNLIWLILYMLAIPVGLAIALFLNQTVFGIRLYKSLFFFPFVISQVVVGLVFAWFYDPSNGILAVIYHTFGGKPPAILADERYVTYGIIAAGLWPQIAYCMILYLTGLNNVAPEQIEAARLDGAKGFRMLWHVILPQLRPATFIAIVVTVIGALRSFDLISIMTQGGPYGSSRVLAYYMYETALSEYGYRMGYGAAIAVVLFLIMMVYISFFLWRMYQQEK
- a CDS encoding carbohydrate ABC transporter permease translates to MFPRPIESLSPQAQWIYKLSLPIVLIIWLLPLVAVLLTSIRDPGDITAGNYWGWPTSFNLLENYSAVFNNSPIAHYILNSFKITIPTVIIAVGISCMTGYALAIYKFKYSVLLFFLFVAGNFVPFQILMVPVRDFSVKTGLYDTITGLVLFHAAFQAGFCTLFMRNFIKALPFDLIESARVEGVSEFKIFWYVVLPLVRPAIAALSVLIFTFVWNDYFWATVLVQGDNAMPVTGGLKSLNGQWIAQWHLVSAGSIIAALPPVAMFFLMQKHFIAGLTLGAVK